The Streptomyces sp. NBC_01775 genome includes a region encoding these proteins:
- a CDS encoding lipid-transfer protein: MTGKAFIVGVGMTKFEKPEAREWQYWDMAGEAGRAALADAGIPYDLVEQAPVGYCYQASTAAQRAVYELGLTGIPVYNVNNNCATGSTALMMARQFVASGLNDCVLALGFEKMKKGALGAGSGGARGGAAEDDFATSPVARHYGVMAARHGFEMTPPTAQIFGNAAREHMERYGTTAAQLAAVGEKNHRHSAANPRAQFQDVYTREEILAARTIHDPLTKLQCSPTSDGSAAAVVASERFVREHGLAERAVEIAAQTMTTDTAESFASGSCIDVVGRPMSRAAATRVYEDSGLGIEDVDVIELHDCFSINELLTYEALGMCPEGKSGPLVESGVTTYGGDWVVNPSGGLISKGHPLGATGIAQCAELVWQLRGEAGPRQVDAARVGLAHNIGLGGAAVVTLLRR; this comes from the coding sequence ATGACAGGCAAGGCATTCATCGTCGGCGTAGGCATGACGAAGTTCGAGAAGCCCGAGGCGCGCGAGTGGCAGTACTGGGACATGGCGGGCGAGGCCGGCCGCGCGGCCCTCGCCGACGCCGGAATCCCCTACGACCTGGTCGAGCAGGCCCCCGTCGGCTACTGCTACCAGGCGTCCACGGCGGCCCAGCGGGCCGTCTACGAGCTGGGCCTGACCGGCATCCCCGTCTACAACGTCAACAACAACTGCGCCACCGGCTCCACCGCCTTGATGATGGCCCGCCAGTTCGTGGCCTCGGGCCTCAACGACTGTGTGCTGGCGCTGGGGTTCGAGAAGATGAAGAAGGGCGCGCTGGGCGCCGGTTCGGGCGGGGCCCGCGGCGGAGCCGCTGAGGACGACTTCGCCACCTCGCCGGTCGCCCGGCACTACGGCGTCATGGCGGCGCGGCACGGCTTCGAGATGACGCCGCCGACCGCGCAGATCTTCGGCAACGCGGCGCGCGAGCACATGGAGCGGTACGGCACCACGGCCGCGCAGCTGGCCGCCGTCGGCGAGAAGAACCACCGCCACTCCGCGGCCAACCCCCGCGCGCAGTTCCAGGACGTCTACACACGCGAGGAGATCCTCGCCGCCAGGACCATCCACGACCCCCTCACCAAACTCCAGTGCTCCCCGACCTCCGACGGCTCGGCGGCGGCCGTCGTCGCCTCGGAACGCTTCGTTCGCGAACACGGCCTGGCGGAGCGGGCCGTGGAGATCGCGGCGCAGACCATGACGACCGACACCGCCGAGTCCTTCGCCTCGGGCTCCTGTATCGACGTCGTAGGCCGGCCGATGTCCCGTGCGGCGGCCACCCGGGTCTACGAGGACAGCGGCCTGGGCATCGAGGACGTCGACGTGATCGAGCTGCACGACTGCTTCTCCATCAACGAGCTCCTCACCTACGAGGCGCTCGGCATGTGTCCCGAGGGCAAGTCCGGCCCCCTGGTGGAGTCCGGCGTCACCACCTATGGGGGTGACTGGGTGGTCAACCCCTCCGGCGGCCTCATCTCCAAGGGACACCCCCTGGGCGCGACGGGCATCGCCCAGTGCGCGGAGCTCGTGTGGCAGCTCCGGGGCGAAGCGGGCCCCCGCCAGGTCGACGCCGCACGGGTGGGCCTGGCCCACAACATCGGCCTCGGCGGCGCGGCGGTGGTGACCTTGCTGCGGCGGTGA
- a CDS encoding YciI family protein, translated as MMILELAFTASPERLAARPAHRSFLTRLHEEGRLLAAGPWADDSGALLVFDVGPAELERVLDADPYYRTPGVEVAAVREWTPVVGSLS; from the coding sequence ATGATGATCCTTGAGCTGGCCTTCACCGCCTCCCCGGAGCGTCTCGCCGCACGTCCGGCGCACCGCTCGTTCCTCACCCGGCTCCACGAGGAGGGGCGGCTGCTCGCGGCGGGTCCGTGGGCGGACGACTCGGGCGCGCTGCTGGTGTTCGACGTCGGACCTGCGGAACTGGAGCGCGTCCTGGACGCCGATCCGTACTACCGCACACCGGGCGTCGAAGTGGCAGCCGTCCGGGAGTGGACACCGGTGGTCGGCTCCTTGAGCTGA
- a CDS encoding Crp/Fnr family transcriptional regulator: protein MTSSVSADTPAPWRALATVPLLAGLPEARLRMLWRNSPPRRYRAGEVLRGAGDPAEHLLLLLHGRVSATLGTATGRVVRFGEWAGPCALDKVAVIDGRGHTATLTGVTACSVRALPRARFEELVGDAPSVRTHVLRLLADHARHHQERFTDAATLPVEARLASWLLARTAAAAQARVELPRTQQELADLLGTTRVTVNRALSRLRRDGLVEVTRRTATVLAPELMALRAASLRNSRED from the coding sequence GTGACGAGTTCAGTATCAGCCGATACACCGGCGCCCTGGCGGGCGTTGGCCACCGTGCCGCTGCTGGCCGGATTGCCGGAAGCCCGGCTGCGCATGCTGTGGCGGAACTCGCCGCCTCGCCGCTACCGAGCGGGAGAGGTACTGCGCGGGGCCGGCGATCCGGCGGAACATCTCCTTCTGCTGCTGCACGGCAGGGTGTCGGCCACCCTCGGCACAGCCACCGGCCGGGTCGTCCGCTTCGGTGAGTGGGCCGGGCCCTGCGCGCTGGACAAGGTCGCCGTGATCGACGGCCGCGGACACACGGCGACCCTTACCGGCGTCACCGCCTGCTCCGTACGCGCTCTGCCGCGAGCCCGGTTCGAAGAGCTGGTCGGCGATGCGCCCTCGGTGCGCACCCACGTACTGCGCCTCCTCGCCGACCACGCCCGGCATCACCAGGAGCGCTTCACCGACGCCGCCACCTTGCCCGTCGAGGCCAGATTGGCGAGCTGGCTGCTGGCGCGGACCGCGGCAGCAGCCCAGGCGCGGGTCGAACTGCCGCGTACACAGCAGGAACTGGCCGACCTGCTGGGAACCACCCGGGTGACGGTCAACCGCGCCCTCTCCCGGCTGCGCCGCGACGGCCTGGTCGAGGTCACCCGCCGCACCGCCACGGTGCTCGCGCCGGAGCTGATGGCACTGCGCGCGGCTTCACTCCGGAACAGCCGCGAGGACTGA
- a CDS encoding MFS transporter produces MAGVTQQTAGRAGSQVRDPWRYRWIVLGIATFTQAASGFFVGGLGALSVHLQRALDLSTAQLGLLVSAAQLVPLAGLLVAGELLDRYSERWVVGIGAGAVGLALGAGSLAPGYTALLVALLVVGMGYSTVQPGGSKSVASWFGTSQRGFAMGIRQAGLPLGAALASAVLPLVAAEFGWRATLLTGGFIALLGAGLFMGCYRRPPTLPAPQDKEPSDRLAAQLRARLRMLREPSTVKIMLSGTSLISVQYGVGILTVLHLHQASSVGAGKAALVLVASQGAGVAGRICLAAWSDRSRSGRYAIVLVCMVAVIAGLAVLMTPAGSAPVVASGVFVWLGFFGFGWYGPWVAYVTEAAPPGKTGFALGLAMSVNQIAIVTVPPVLGLLVDLTSSFTPAWALLSLLTVVALAVTAKAELPTRRRVSDH; encoded by the coding sequence ATGGCCGGCGTGACACAACAAACCGCCGGACGCGCCGGATCCCAGGTCCGCGACCCGTGGCGCTATCGCTGGATCGTGCTGGGCATTGCCACCTTCACGCAGGCTGCGTCCGGCTTCTTCGTGGGCGGCCTCGGAGCGCTCAGCGTCCACCTTCAGCGCGCCCTGGACCTGAGTACGGCGCAACTGGGCCTGCTCGTCTCGGCGGCCCAGCTCGTGCCGTTGGCCGGGCTGCTGGTGGCGGGCGAGCTGCTGGACCGTTACAGCGAGCGCTGGGTGGTCGGGATCGGGGCCGGCGCGGTCGGGCTGGCTCTGGGCGCGGGGAGCCTGGCGCCGGGATACACGGCCCTGCTGGTCGCGCTGTTGGTGGTCGGCATGGGATACAGCACCGTCCAGCCGGGCGGGAGCAAGTCGGTGGCGTCTTGGTTCGGCACGTCACAGCGCGGCTTCGCCATGGGTATCCGGCAGGCTGGGCTGCCGCTGGGGGCGGCGCTCGCCTCGGCCGTACTCCCCCTCGTCGCCGCAGAGTTCGGCTGGCGGGCGACGCTGCTGACCGGCGGCTTTATCGCGTTGCTTGGAGCCGGCCTCTTCATGGGCTGCTACCGCCGGCCACCCACACTGCCCGCCCCGCAGGACAAGGAACCCTCGGACCGGCTCGCGGCACAGCTCCGCGCCCGGCTGCGCATGCTCCGTGAACCGTCCACGGTGAAGATCATGCTGTCGGGAACCAGCCTGATCTCGGTGCAGTACGGCGTGGGCATCCTGACGGTGCTCCACCTCCACCAGGCGTCATCGGTCGGCGCCGGGAAGGCGGCCCTGGTCCTGGTGGCCTCCCAGGGGGCGGGCGTTGCCGGCCGGATCTGCCTGGCGGCATGGAGCGACCGGAGCAGGTCCGGGCGCTATGCCATCGTGCTGGTCTGCATGGTCGCCGTGATCGCCGGGCTGGCCGTGCTGATGACACCGGCCGGGAGTGCACCGGTCGTCGCTTCCGGCGTCTTCGTCTGGCTCGGCTTCTTCGGCTTCGGCTGGTACGGCCCGTGGGTCGCCTACGTCACCGAAGCGGCTCCGCCGGGCAAGACCGGCTTCGCCCTGGGGCTGGCCATGTCCGTCAACCAGATCGCCATCGTTACGGTGCCGCCCGTGCTCGGCCTGCTGGTCGACCTCACCAGCAGCTTCACCCCGGCCTGGGCACTGCTGTCCCTGTTGACCGTCGTAGCCCTGGCGGTCACGGCCAAGGCGGAACTCCCCACCCGCCGACGCGTCTCAGACCACTGA
- a CDS encoding CGNR zinc finger domain-containing protein: protein MLLNPYGEDAVNLAAELANRRPESADELADRCCDAGLMMERPVTADDLGRAQAALDAWERVVDAAGEQERADLLNRMLAEAAAYPRLTTHPGADWHLHYRDAQQPLGSVLFTLFAVGTAFHLAGRGMHRLRRCETAECDTAFADTSRTGRQRYCSQRCANRDAVRRHRARAAIT from the coding sequence ATGCTACTCAACCCTTACGGCGAGGATGCGGTGAACCTGGCCGCGGAGCTGGCCAACCGCCGGCCTGAGAGCGCGGATGAGCTGGCGGACCGCTGCTGCGACGCCGGGCTCATGATGGAGCGCCCGGTAACAGCGGACGATCTCGGCCGCGCCCAGGCCGCACTCGACGCCTGGGAGAGGGTCGTCGACGCCGCAGGGGAGCAGGAGCGCGCCGATCTGCTGAACCGAATGCTGGCCGAGGCCGCCGCCTACCCGCGGCTGACCACCCACCCCGGTGCCGACTGGCATCTGCACTATCGGGACGCGCAACAGCCGCTCGGCTCCGTACTGTTCACGCTGTTCGCGGTCGGCACCGCATTCCATCTGGCGGGCCGGGGCATGCACCGGCTACGGCGCTGCGAGACGGCTGAATGTGACACGGCCTTCGCCGACACCTCGCGCACCGGACGACAGCGCTACTGCTCCCAGCGCTGCGCCAACCGCGACGCCGTCCGCAGGCACCGGGCGCGGGCCGCGATCACCTGA
- a CDS encoding zinc finger domain-containing protein: MFHELLQKTGSLKHPHQTLRCVTDDFTRVEAHDCPTSTCAAPAGSPCRTGKGMVAIQYHTARFRLAPHLAEELEASDVGPAPLTRHRHADAARARRAGDRRLMFQRAKRTPEPNR, translated from the coding sequence ATGTTTCATGAGTTGTTGCAAAAGACTGGAAGCCTGAAACATCCTCATCAAACGCTCCGGTGTGTGACCGACGACTTCACGCGCGTGGAAGCCCACGACTGCCCGACGTCCACCTGCGCCGCCCCCGCGGGCTCGCCCTGCCGCACCGGCAAGGGCATGGTGGCCATCCAGTACCACACCGCCCGCTTCCGCCTGGCGCCCCACCTCGCTGAGGAGTTGGAGGCCAGCGACGTAGGGCCAGCACCCCTCACCCGCCACCGTCATGCGGATGCTGCGCGAGCACGACGAGCAGGCGATCGGCGTCTGATGTTCCAGCGAGCCAAACGAACCCCTGAGCCTAACCGATAG
- a CDS encoding FG-GAP repeat domain-containing protein — protein sequence MLRTRRSRLIASSLVAATMGLTVAGFQAGAAESSSSDSTAKAGNATKAEATCLTDATTLLGDLDGDGNQDMISNPGHTGTKMTIRWGTDSGGWGDKVAVKDLLGAKKGEVATAAVADFQNDGTLDLVVNIVEPADGDDPNNARLAEYRPGPVNRTDLGSADSRHSDIGEHGEAKELRVANFNKDEYPDLAILNNGGDGQLDRDVRLSESDNGPGEFNYDDFLKYGEAGALSDPPSMPSDGWKQFYKPCA from the coding sequence ATGCTTCGCACACGGCGCTCACGTTTGATCGCCTCCTCTCTCGTGGCCGCCACCATGGGCCTGACTGTCGCCGGTTTCCAGGCGGGGGCGGCCGAGTCGTCCTCCTCGGACAGCACGGCGAAGGCCGGCAACGCCACCAAGGCAGAGGCCACCTGCCTGACCGACGCGACGACGCTGCTCGGCGATCTCGATGGTGACGGCAACCAGGACATGATCAGCAACCCTGGGCACACCGGCACCAAGATGACGATCCGGTGGGGCACCGACAGCGGCGGGTGGGGTGACAAGGTCGCTGTCAAGGACCTTCTCGGCGCGAAGAAGGGTGAGGTCGCGACAGCCGCCGTCGCCGACTTCCAGAACGACGGCACCCTGGACCTGGTCGTCAACATCGTCGAGCCGGCCGACGGCGACGACCCCAACAACGCGCGCCTCGCGGAATACCGCCCCGGCCCGGTCAACCGGACGGACCTGGGCTCCGCCGACTCCCGGCACTCCGACATCGGAGAGCACGGCGAGGCCAAGGAGCTTCGGGTCGCCAACTTCAACAAGGACGAGTACCCGGACCTCGCGATCCTCAACAACGGTGGGGACGGGCAGCTGGACCGGGACGTGCGCCTGTCGGAGTCGGACAACGGTCCGGGCGAATTCAACTACGACGACTTCCTGAAGTACGGCGAGGCCGGGGCGCTTTCCGACCCGCCGTCCATGCCCAGCGACGGCTGGAAGCAGTTCTACAAGCCCTGCGCGTAA